A single genomic interval of Drosophila busckii strain San Diego stock center, stock number 13000-0081.31 unplaced genomic scaffold, ASM1175060v1 hic_scaffold_52, whole genome shotgun sequence harbors:
- the LOC108595066 gene encoding trypsin-1-like, which translates to MSFWLPSGLASTPPPMDISDIDKYDATDEDSKEVNGARSNEIYEHTEETDDDEEEDPDFNEIQNLISPSINGTKEDLLHKVFELLDNVDSENVLHELEQAINDAFNSIETSKWYCESGNTATAKKTNQFFTGTLIHPEIVLSVAAYVNKKTPEDYRVVAGDWDEKTTDEILANEELRVKTIQVHPAFDHNSYANNVALLFLNGHFTLMSHILPIALPKPPGKLHRHCLVSGWNQKGRSYERNLKVSMPLSVAPCSKEVQSLYCVNAAKKDLQYAEGAGMACKVDDFANEYYLIGVWSHGLGASVSKTKFVSVEAVLPWIKAEQKNYSEKQNNINVP; encoded by the exons ATGAGCTTCTGGCTACCCAGCGGCTTGGCCAGTACGCCACCACCAATGGATATCAGTGATATTGATAAATATGATGCAACGGATGAAGACTCCAAGGAAGTGAATGGTGCTCGTTCTAACGAAATTTATGAACATACTGAAGaaactgatgatgatgaagaagaagacCCTGATTTTAATGAGATCCAAAATCTTATCTCACCAAGCATTAACGGGACAAAAGAGGACTTATTACATAAAGTTTTTGAGCTGCTTGACAATGTTGATAGCGAAAATGTACTGCATGAGCTGGAGCAAGCCATTAATGATGCATTTAATTCTATCGAAACTTCGAAGTGGTACTGCGAGTCTGGGAACACAGCAACGGCAAAG aaaacaaatcaattcTTTACTGGCACGCTCATACATCCTGAAATTGTCTTGAGCGTAGCTGCCTATGTGAATAAGAAAACACCCGAAGACTATAGAGTAGTAGCAGGCGACTGGGATGAAAAGACGACAGATGAAATTTTGGCAAATGAAGAGCTTAGGGTCAAAACTATACAAGTGCACCCGGCGTTTGACCATAATAGCTATGCTAATAACGTAGCACTGCTCTTCTTGAATGGCCACTTTACGCTTATGTCACACATCTTGCCTATAGCCTTGCCTAAGCCACCCGGCAAGCTGCATCGCCACTGCCTTGTATCTGGCTGGAACCAAAAGGGCAGGTCGTATGAACGTAATTTGAAGGTTAGCATGCCCTTGAGCGTTGCACCTTGCTCTAAAGAAGTTCAAAGTCTTTACTGTGTGAATGCTGCAAAGAAGGATCTACAATATGCAGAAGGAGCGGGCATGGCTTGCAAGGTGGATGACTTTGCAAATGAGTATTATTTGATTGGTGTCTGGAGTCATGGCCTTGGCGCTTCAGTCAGTAAAACTAAGTTTGTCAGTGTTGAGGCCGTGTTGCCTTGGATTAAGGCAGAACAGAAGAATTAtagtgaaaaacaaaataatatcaatgtgccttaa